GCCGCTGTGAACCGCCGCCGCGGTCGCGGCCTCGAGCAGGTCGCGGCGCGGCGGGTTCTCGTCCCTTCGCCCCCAGCGCAGAATGACGTGCGCGCCCGAGGCCTGAGAGGCATGCAGCCAGATGTCGTCCGGTGCGGAGTGGCGGAAGGTGAGGTCGTCGTTGTCGCGGGGGCCGCGGCCGACCCGGATCTCCAGCCCACCCGAGGACCGGAGCCGTGTGTAGGGTAACCGGAGTTCGGGCCCACCGGCCCGTGTTCCGCCCGCGCGGGTGCGCACCGGCTTCCCGCCGGCCGCGGACCACAGGGCGTCCGACGGGCCGGACTCGGCGAGCCGCTCCAGGTGGGCGTCGAACTCGGCCGCGCGCTCACGGGCCGTCGCGATCGCGGCGGGCAGCCGCTCCAGCGCGCGCTCCCGGCGCCGGGCCTCGTCGAAGAAGGCCTCCGCGTTGGCGATGGCGTCACGGGCGGGGTCCAGCGCGATCTCGTGCGGAGCGCCGTCGAAGTCCGGCAGCGTCACGGCGGAAGCGCCCTTCGGCACCTCGTCCTTGCGGGCGAGGAGGATCTGGCCGAGGAGGCGGGGCTCGTCCGGCGGACCGGCCGCGGCGAGCTGCCGCTCGAGCGCGGCGGCCCGGCGCCGGTGCCGCTTCCGGCGGGCGCGGAGGCGCTTCCGGATCTGCGCGGCTTCGTCTCCGTCGTCGTCGTCGTCGGCCGCGGTAAGGGTCCGGAGGGCGGGGGCGGGGCCGCCGGGGGCGAGCAGTTGCGCGGCCGCGGTCAGCAGTCCGCCGGTGGACCCGCTGCCGGCCCCGATGGGGTGCGGATAGGGCTGGGGGCCCCACGGGCGGTCGAGCACGAAGGCCGGCCGGGGCGGCGTGCCCGGCGCATCGGACGCGGCCGGGCCGCGCGAAGGCGCCGCCGCGAGCGCGTGGAGCGCCAGGTACCGCGCGTACGCCTCCGCCGGGTCGGATCCGGCCAGGATCCAGTCGACGTTGAGCGCGCTCGTCCACGCCCACGTCCGCAGCACGGACTGTCGGCGGTCCGCCTCGTCTCCGGCCGGCACGGCAGCCCATTCCGCCTCCGATGGCGGAGCGGCAACGGCTCGCCGCGCGGACGAAGGCGGCGCGTAGGACGCCCCGCGACGCAGCGAGCGGTCGCCCGCATCCCGCGCGAGCAGCGCCGCCTCGATTCGCCACTCCGGGCGCTCGTCCGCGCCGGGCTCCGTCCGGCGGCAATGCACGGCGTTCCAGCGGCGCGACTGGAGTTCGATCGCCAGCATCTCCCACGGACGCCCGGCCCGGTCCCCGAGCGTCAGGAGCAGGGCGCGCTCGTCCGCCGGCGCCCGCGCGTCCACAAGCGACAGCCGTCCGATCCGCACCGCCTTCCCCTCCACCCCCGAGGCCGCCGCATCCGCGCCGAGTTCCAGGATGTGCCCGTGCAGCGGGTGCAGCATCGCCACGAGCCGCGACCCATCCTCGAAGGCGAGTTCCACGGCGCGCCGCCCCGATGCCATGCGGAGCCCGGCGATGCGGACGCCCCGCCAGCGATCGAGGATCTCGCGGGCGAGGGCCCGGGCGAGGAAGGAGTCGTATCGAATGCCCATTGCGACTATATTCGGGGCCCCGCGCGATCCCGACAAACTCCGCGACCGAGACGAACCTCACGTGGACCAGCTTCACCCGATCACCCACGCGGCCGGCACCGAGCAACGCCCCCCCGACTGGGCCGTCATGAGCCCTGCACGCATCAGCCACGCCAGGCGGGTCGGCACGTTGATGGGGGAGTGGGCGGCCGCCCTCGGGCACGACGAGGGGACGCGGATCCGCTGGCGCGCAACGGGCCTCCTGCACGACGCGCTCAAGGAAGAAGCCGTGGAAGCCCTGCGCCCCCTCGTCGACGGGGCGGAAGCATGGCCCGACCCGCTCCTCCATGGTCCGGCATGCGCGAACCGGCTGCGCGCGGCCGGGGTCGATGACGAGCCGCTCCTGCGAGCCATCGCCTTTCACACCACCGGACACCGGGATCTCGATGCCCTGGGACAGGCCCTCTACATGGCCGACTTCCTGGAGCCGGGCCGCCTCGCCCTGGGCCAGGAGCGTGCCGATCTGCGGGGCCGTCTGCCCGGCGACTGGCACGCCGTCCTCGTCGACGTCGCGACCGCGAAGATCGGCATCCTCATCGACGGTTTCATCCCCCTTTCCCCCGCGACCGCCGGGTTCTGGGAGGTGATCACCGCGCCGGTTTTTCGCAAATCGCGAAACGGTTGATTAGATTGGAAGGATATGCAGCCGGGGGAGGTGTGAGGCAGGGAGGCGGCCGGGCACGGTCGATGGGTGGATGGGAGGACGACGGGAGGCGACAAAGTGCTTTCGAGGTCCAGACGACGGTCAAGGCGGGAGACGCGACGAGGTCCCGAGGGTCGCGCCCCCTATCGCAGGCGGCGGGGTTCCTTCCGACGCGCGGCTTCCGCATTCCGGGGACTGATCACGACGGCGGTTCTCATCGGCGCCGGCGCCTTCATCGGTCTCTTCTGGGAGGAATGGAAGGTCGTGCGGCTCGCGATTCTGGCCGGATCCGTACCGGCCGCGACCGCGGAGACGGTGTCCGAGGGCGCGGCGGAGGGCGGAGGCGCGGCGACGGTTTCCGGGGGGGAGTACGTTACGAACCGGATCAAGGTCGAAGTCCTCAACGGGGCCGGAGAGCGCGGACTCGCGCGTCAGTTCGCCGACCGGCTCCGGCTCCTCGGTTTCGATGTCGTCGCGACCGGGAACGCGGACCACTTCGACCACGAAGTCACGCACGTTCTGGATCGATCGGGCCGCCTCGGCGCCGCGCTGGCCGTCGCCCGCGAGTTGAGCGCGGACTCGCTGGCCGTCGCCATCGATCCCGAACTCTTCCTCGATGCGAGCGTGGTGGTGGGGAGCGACTGGTCCGGCCTGCTCGGCAATCTCGGAAAGGACTAGCCGCCGCGGCTGCCAGGGCCCGGCACTAGCTTTCCCGCGACAGCCGCAGCTGCCCGCACGCGGCGGCGATGTCCCGTCCCCGCGGCCTTCTCACGGCGTTGCCCACCCCTCGCGCGGCGAGCGCCTCCGAAAAACGCGCGATCCCCTCGGCCGAACTCGGGCCCCACTCCGGACGCGAGGGGATGGGATTGAAGGGGATGAGATTCACGAAGCAGATGAGCCCGCGCGCGAGCTTCGCCAGCGACTCCGCCAGCGCCGGGTCGTCGTTCACCCCCCGGATGAGCGTGTACTCGAAGCTGATGCGCCGGTTCTTGTAGCTCTGATACGTGCGAAGGGCCTCGAATAGCTCCGGCAGCGGGTAGCGCTTCTCGATCGGCATGAGTTCCAGCCGCAGCTCGTGGGACGGCGCGTGCAGCGACACGGCGAGCTCGAACGGCTCCGGCCGTCGGGCGAGTTCCAGGATCCCGGGGATGAGTCCCACCGTCGACACGGTGATGCGCCGCGCCCCGAGGCCGAACCCTCCGTGCAGGGACGCGAGCGATCCGATGACTCCGTCGAGGTTCGCCAGCGGTTCTCCCATCCCCATGTACACGACGTTGGAGATCGGACCGGCCGCCGGCCGCCCCATCTCCTCGCGCGCTACGCGCAGGGAATCGCGGTACTGCGCCACGATCTCGGCCGCCCGCAACTGGCGCCGGAATCCGAAGGCGCCGGTAGCGCAGAAGCGGCACGCGAGCGCGCAGCCGGCCTGCGACGACAGGCAGAGCGTGAGGCGGTCGCGCGTCGGGATGAGCACGGACTCGACCCGCTCGCCATCCTCGAGCCGCCACAGGTGCTTCACCGTCCCGTCCTTCGAGCGGGCGACGTAGTCCGCTTCGATCGGGGTGAGCGAAAAGGACGCGTCCAGCGCTTCCCGGAGACCGGCGGGGAGGTTCGTCATCTCGTCGAAGGCACGCGCGCCCCGCTCCCAGACCCACTTCTCGACCTGCCGCGCCCGGTACGCCGGCTCTCCGCGCGCGGCGAAGAACGCCGCCAGCCGTTCCCGCCCGCCGTCTCCCGACTCCGCGAGCAGTTCCGCTCGTGTGCTTTCCGTCATCCCCCGCTTCTTGCTGGCGCTGCCGAAAATTGGCTATCTTCCACGGCGTTCCGCACTTCTCAGAACCGGTTCAGAACCGATTCCCTTACGCCGCGAGTTCTCCTGACCAAACTATCGCTACCGACCGAACGGCGTGAGCCGGCCTCCCTCGAGACCGCCTTGCGCGACGCCGGCTGCGGGCAGGTCGAGGCCTCGTGGTCCGGACGCGAAGTCCGGGTCATCGGATGGGTACACCGCCGTCGCGACCTCGGAGGACTCTTCTTCGTCGATCTGCGCGACCGGACCGGCCTGCTCCAGCTGTCCTTCGGCCCGGAGTGGTCGGACGCCGCCGGCCTCGAGCTCGTGGCGGAGCTGAACCCGGAGGATGTCGTGCAGGCGACGGGCGTCGTCGCGCCGCGGCCCGAGCCGAACCCGGAGATGCTCTCGGGCGAGATCGAGATCCGCGTGTCGAGTCTTCGGCGGGTCTCCGTCTCCGACCCGCTCCCGATCCTCGTCTATCAGCCCCCGGACGAAGAGCTGCCCTCGGAGGAGCTTCGCCTCCGCCACCGGATCCTCGACCTGCGCCGTCCCGAGATGCAGCGCAACCTGAGGCTGCGGCACGTGGCGACGAACTCGGTGCGCGCCTCGCTCACCGAACAGGGATTCGTCGAGATCGAGACTCCGCTCCTCACGCGGCAGACGCCGGAGGGGGCGCGGGACTATCTCGTCCCCAGCCGGGTGCACCAGGGCCAATTCTTCGCCCTTCCACAGTCGCCCCAGCTCTACAAGCAGCTTCTGATGTGCGGCGGCTTCGACCGGTACTTCCAGATCGCGAAATGTCTACGGGACGAGGACCTGCGGGCGGACCGTCAGCCGGAGTTCACGCAGATCGACGTGGAGATGGCGTTCGTCGAGCAGGACGACGTCTTCCGCGCCGCCGAGAAGATGTTCGCGCGCATCTGGCGAGACGGGCTCGGCCGGGACCTTCGCGTGCCCTTCAGGCGCCTGCCCCACGCCGAGGCGATGGAGCGCTACGGCACGGACAAGCCGGACCTCCGCATCCCGTGGGAGATACGGGATTTCACGGACGCGCTTACCGGCATCGGCTTCGGAATCTTCGACGGCGCCGCGCGAGCCGGCGGCCGCGTCCGGGGGCTCGTCCTTCCGGGGGGCGCGGCGCTCTCCCGCTCGCGGATCGCCCACTACGACAAGCTCGCGCAGGAGGCCGGCGCGAAGGGCGCCCTGTGGCTGAAGCGCACGGCGGACGGCTGGTCCGGTCCGCCCGCGAAGGTCGTCGGCGAGGAGGTCGCGGGTATGCTCGGGGCGGAGTTCGGGGTGGGGGAGGGCGATCTCGTCTTCTTCGTCGCCGGCCTCGACGCGGAGAGTTCGCCCGCCCTCGACCGGTTGCGGCGCGCGGCGGCCCGCGAACTCGGCGCCGTGGACGAGAACGGCGAAGCGTGGCTCTGGATCACGGAGTTCCCCCTCTACCACCGGGATCCCGACACCGGCCTTCCCGTTCCGGCCCAGCACGCCTTCACGATGCCGGCGGACCCCGACCCCGAGCGTCTGCGCGAAGATCCGCTCTCCGTGAACGCGGTCGCGTATGACATCGTCTACAACGGGATCGAGTTCGCCAGCGGGAGCATCCGCTGTCACCTCCCCGAGGTTCAGCGCGTCATCCTCGAGGCGACCGGGCTCACGCCCGAGGAGGTCGAGGCGCGCTTCGGTTTCCTGCTCGAGGCGTTCCGCTACGGCGTCCCGCCGCACGGAGGGTTCGCGGTCGGCATGGACCGCGTGGTCGCCGAGATGGTCGGCTGCGCGTCGATCCGGGACGTCATCGCGTTCCCGAAGACCGCCGCGGCCCGGGGCCTGCTCGAGCGGTCGCCATCGTCCGTGACCGCGGCTGAACTCGAGGAACTCGGGATCTCCGTGACGGGAGGGACCGGAAGGAGCGGAACTTGAGCGTGGCGACGGAGCGGCGCCTCTCCATCGAGGGGGCCGACCAGCAGCTGCTGGCCGGCGTGAACGACTCGAACCTCACGACGCTGGCGCGCCACTGCGACATCCGCGTCGTCCTCCGGCGCGACGAGATGATTCTCTCCGGCCCGCAGGCCGACGTGGACCGCGCCTCCCCCACCGCGCGGCGCATGATCCGCTACGCGCGGCTGCGGCGTCCCTTCGATGCGGTGGACGTGGAACGGTTTCTCGAAGCGCCCTCCGACGGCGATGGCGCCTCACGGAAGTCCGCCGACGCCCGGGACCCGGGCAAGACGGAGGTCGCGCTCGCGGGGGCCGGGCGCGCGATCCGGCCCAAGTCCCCGGGGCAGGACAAGTACCTGGCCGCGATGCGCGAGCGGGACATTGTCGTCGGCATCGGCCCGGCGGGCACCGGCAAGACCTATCTCGCCGTCGCCGCCGCGGTGGAGGCGCTCAACCGGAAACGGATTCGCCGCATCATCCTCACCCGGCCCGCGGTCGAGGCCGGCGAGGCGCTCGGCTTCCTGCCCGGCGACATCCGCGAGAAGGTCGACCCCTACCTGCGCCCGCTCTACGACGCGCTCGAGGACATGATGCCCCACGACCGCGTCCGCCGCGCGATCGAGGACCGCGTGATCGAGGTCGCCCCGCTCGCCTACATGCGCGGCCGGACGCTCTCCGACGCCTTCCTCATCCTCGACGAGGCGCAGAACGCGACGACGGCCCAGATGAAGATGTTCCTCACGCGGCTCGGACTGAATTCCAAGACAGTAATCACGGGGGACAAGACGCAGATCGACCTCCCACGCCCCGAGGATTCAGGACTGCTGGAGATCGAGGAAGTCTTGCGCGACGTGGTCGGCATCGACTTCGTTTATCTGGATGACGCGGATGTCGTCCGGCACCGACTCGTGAAGGAGATCATCCGCGCGTACCGGGAGTCCGAGCGTTGAGTTTCTTCGGCCGCGTCCGAGACTACCTGCGTCCCGTGAACCGGCCGCCGGCCGGCGGACGCCGGGACGCGTGGGTCCACCACGGATTCCGGGCGGCGATGGTCGCGGTCATCGCCCTCGCCGTCCCCCTCATGTTCCCGCAGCTGACGCCGAGCGGATTCGACGGCATCGACCCCGGCAGCGTCGCCCGGCAGACGATCAACGCCGACTTCGATTTCGACGTGCCCAAGGACCCGGACCGACTCGCGGAGGAGCAGGACGAGGCGGAGGCCGGCGTGACGCCGAGGCTGCGCTTCGAGCCCGCGCGCGCGGACAGCAGCATCGAGCGCGTGAACGCCCTCTTCGCCCGGCTCGATTCCATCATCCCCGCCGCGGAGGCGCGAGTCTCGGAGGAAGGACTCCCGGCGGCGGCCGGCGCCGCGGTCGTCCGGGACGAGGTCCGGAGGGTCGCGGGGGGGATCGGGGTCGACCTCTCGGCCGAAGCGGTGATCGACTCGCTCCGGGTCGACTATCTCCTCGACGAGGCGTCGCGCGCCGAGCTGCGCGACGAACTGGCGACGGCCTTCGAGGGGCTGCGCGAGGGCGTGATCCGCGGGAGCGAACTCGATGACATCAGCGCCGCGAACGTCGTCGCGCGCGAGGGACCAGCCGGCGACGACCGCGTGCGCGCCGTCGCGGACCTCGTCCGGCTCGGCGACTTCACGCGGGCGGCGCGGGAGGGGGTCGGAGACAGGCTGCCGGCCGGAGGCGCGGCGCTCTTCCAGCAACTCCTCCTCGTGGCGCAGCCGACGCTGCGCATCGACCAGGACGCGACGCGACAGGCGCGGGAACAGGCCCGGGCCGCGATCCCGCAGGTCGAGGGCTTCGTGCTCGAGGGAGAGCGCATCATCACCGAGAATACGGTGGTGACGGAGGAGGAGTACCGCCGGCTCCTCGCCTACCAGGCCCAGATCCTGGAGCGGGGGGGGACGCGCACAACGTCGGACTTCCTCCGCAACCTGGGTATGATCCTCCTCGTCGTGAGCATGCTCGGGATTCTCGTCTTCGCGACCTTCCGCTTTCGCCGCGACGTCTACGAGGATCTCCCCAGCTTCACCGTGCTGCTCGGGCTCGTCGTCATCGTGATGGCGTCGGCCGGCGCCGTGGCCGCCGCGCAGGGTTCGCCCGCGCTCGTGCCGATCGCGCTGGCCGGCTTCCTCGCCGCGGCGCTGTTCGACAGCCTCCTGGGTCTCGTCGTCGTCTCGACGATCGCGGGGATCCTCATGGGCCAGCCGTACTTCTCGGGGCTCGCGGCCCCCATGGTCACCGTGGCGGGCGGGGTCACTGCGGCCTTCGCGGTCCACACGATCCGCACGCGTTCGCAGAGCTGGGTCCTCGTCGCGCTGATCACCGCGGCGTACGTGGGGGCCGGCCTCCTGCTCGTCCTCACGGGCCACTTCGCGCTGGGCGAGATGGGAACCACCGCGGCGCTCGGGTTCCTCAACGCCACCGTGTGCACGGGACTCGGCGTCGGTATCGGCCTCCCGCTGCTCGAAGCCTTCACGGGACGGACGACGGAGGCGTCGCTGCTCGAACTCTCCGACATGAACCGGCCGCTCCTGAGGCGGCTGGCGCGCGAGGCGCCCGGCACGTACGCCCACTCGATCAACGTGGCGAACCTCGTCGAGGCCGCCTGCGAGGCGATCGGGGCCGACTCCCTGCAGGGCCGCGTGGGGGTCTACTATCACGACATCGGGAAGCTCGAGCGTCCGCAATATTTCATCGAGAACCAGCCGCGGGGGCTGAACCCGCACGACCGTCTCACACCGTGGCAGAGCGCCGAGATCCTGCGCGACCACGTGCGCCACGGGCTGGCCATGGCGGAGGAAGCGCGTCTGCCGGAGGTCGTGAAGGATTTCATTCGCGAGCACCACGGGACGCAGCTCATCCGCTATTTCCTCGAGAAGGCGCGCCGGGACGGCGTCGCGGAGGTGGATCCGAGCGACTTCGCCTACCCCGGCCCGAAGCCGCAGAGCAAGGAAACGGGCGTCGCGATGCTGGCCGACGCGGTGGAAGCGGCGTCGCGCGTCCTCTCGCACCCGAGTCCCGAGCGCATCCGGGCCCTGATCGACCGCCTTGTGCAGGACCGAATCGACTACGGCGAACTCGACGACTGCCCGCTCACGTACCGCGACCTCCGCATCGTCAAGCGGGAGTTCGCGCACGTCCTCACGGGGCTCTATCACCACCGCATCGACTATCCCCAGCCGGCGGCGCCCGGCGAGACGTCCGGCGATGCGGGTGAGACGCCGGCCGGGGAGGAGTCGGAGACGAGCGGCGTGGAGGCGGCGGCGACGGCGGGGGCGGAAGGGGCGTCGGCGCCGATCGACCTCGAGCAGGCCGCGCAGGGCGACACCGGCCCCATCCCCGCCCTGGACTCGCTCCCGGAGCCGGCCGAGGAGCCGGAAGGAGTCGCCAGCGGGCGGACGGATTGACCGACCCCGTGCCGCCCGTGATCCGCATCGACTTCCCCTCCGGCGAAGAGGAAGTCCGGCACGGTCCCTCCGTGGTGGAGGTGAGGGAGGCCGCGCTCGCGGCCCTCGGCACGGGGCGCGCGGCGCCGCCCGGGGAGACCGACGCCGGCGCGGGCGACACTCCGGGCGAGGGCGCCGAGCTCTCCGTCACCTTTCTCACGGCGGAATCCATGCGCGCCCTGAACCGGGACTATCACGGGGTCGATGACCTCACGGACGTGCTCGCCTTCGGGCTCGGCGAGGACCCGCTCGTCGGCGACATCTACATCTCCCCGGAAGCGGCCGAGGCTTCGGCGCGCGAGCTGGGGCTCGATCCGGCTGCGGAGATCCTGCGCCTCGTCATCCACGGCGTCCTTCATCTGCTCGGACACGACCATCCGGAAGGCGAGGCGCGCTATGCCTCTCCAATGTTCGAACTGCAGGAACGGTTGCTGGCGCGCCTGCTGGCCGAGTTCCGCGGCCGCGCGTAGCATTCCCCGTCTTCCGAGGTCTTCCCGAAGGCCCTGATCCACGAACCGCCCGCCTCCGCGGGCCGGCTCCCGAGCGAGCATGCACGAGAATCCGGAAGAGCAGCGCCGGCTCCTGATCGAGGAGATCCGCGTGCGCCTCGAGGCGGGCGACATGGACGCGCTCTTCGCGTTCGTGGAACCGCTGCATCCGAGCGACATGGCGGATGTGCTCGAGCACGTCGAAGAGGCCGAGCGCATGGCCCTCCTCGAACTCATCCCCGCCGCCCTCGCCTCGGACGCCCTCGCCGAAATGGAGGAGGAGGAGAAGCCGGGCGAACTGCTCGCGAGCATGGAGCCGGAGCGGATCGCCGAGATCGTCGAGGAACTCGCGGACGACGACGCGGCCGACCTCATCGGCGAACTCGACCCGGAAGAGCAGGCCCGCGTCTTCGAGTCGGTTCCGGACGAGGAAGAGCAGGAGATCCGGCAACTGCTCGAGTATCCGGAGGAGTCCGCGGGCGGGATCATGACCCGCGAGCTGTGCGCGGTGGACTCCGAGGCGACGGCGGCCGCGGCGATCGAGGAGCTGCGGGCGCAGGCGGAGGAGACCGAGGATCTCTACACCGTGTTCGTCGTCGGGCGGGGGGGGCGGCTGCGCGGCGTCGTCACGCTGCGGGACCTCGTGCTCGCGGCGCCGGATACGCGCATCTCCGACCTGCTCGAGGAGCCCCCGGCCGTGGTCTCGGTGGATCTCGACCAGGAGGAGGTGGGAAGGATCCTGTCCCGCTACAACCTCGCCGCGATCGGGGTCGTCGACGACGAGGGCCGGCTGGTGGGACAGATCACCTTCGACGACGTGATCGATGTCGTCGAGGCGGAGGTCACCGAAGACATCCTGCGCTTCGCCGCGGTGTCGGACGAGGAGCAGTTGCGCGGGACGACGGTCGGTGCGATCCAGAGCCGGCTGCCGTGGCTCGCCGTGAACGCGCTCACCCTGGCGGTCGCCGCGGCCGCCGTGTGGCTGTACCGCGGGACGATCGAACAGCTCGTGATCCTCGCGGCCGTGATGCCGGTGATCGCGGGGCTGGGCGGCAACGCGGGCACGCAGGCGCTCGCAGTCACGATCCGCCGCATCGCAATCGCCGACGAACTGCCGGGAGAGCGCTGGTCCGCCGTCGTGAAGGAACTCGTCGTGGGCCTGGTGAACGGGGTCGCGATCGGGCTGCTCGTGGCGCTCTCTTCGCTGCTGCTCCCGAATACCGGGGCGATCTTCGGACTCGTCGTGATGATCGCCACTTGGGCGAACCTCGCCGTCGCCTCCGCGCTCGGTGCGTTCTTCCCGATCCTGCTTGAGCGCTTCGGCGCGGACCCTGCCGTCGCTTCGTCGGTCTTCGTCACGACCTTCACGGACCTCATCGGCTTCGTTCTGCTGCTCGGGCTCGCGACCCGGTTCCTCCTGTGAGGGCGGGGGACGCGGAGTGAGCCCGGTGTTCGACCCGGAGCGGCTCGCCGGCCGCATCGCGGGCGGCGAGCCGCTGGCGCTGGCCCGGGGGATCTCGCACGTCGAGAACGAGAGCGACGGATTCGAGGCGCTTCTCGAGCGGCTGGACGGGCGCACCGGACGCGCGCGGCGCATCGGCATCACGGGGCCGCCCGGCGCCGGCAAGTCGACGATCACGGCGGCACTTACGCGCTATTACCTCAACCAGTCACTCAAGGTCGGAATCGTCGCCGTGGACCCGACGAGCCCGTTCACCGGCGGGGCCCTGCTCGGCGACCGCATCCGGATGGGCGAACTCTCGACCGAGCCCGGCGTCTTCATCCGTTCGATGGCGAGCCGCGGATCGCTCGGCGGTCTCGCGACCGCGACGCGCGAAGCCGCCGACCTCATGGACGCCGCCGGCTACGACCGCGTGATCCTGGAGACGCTAGGCGTCGGCCAGGCGGAACTCGACATCGCCGTCTCCGCCGACACGACCGCCGTCGTCCTCGTCCCGGAATCGGGAGATGGCGTGCAGGCGATGAAGGCCGGACTCATGGAGGTGGCGGACCTCTTCGTCATCAACAAGTCGGACCGGCCCGGCGCGGACCGGCTGGAGAAGGAGATCGCGAT
The Candidatus Palauibacter polyketidifaciens genome window above contains:
- a CDS encoding NFACT family protein, with translation MGIRYDSFLARALAREILDRWRGVRIAGLRMASGRRAVELAFEDGSRLVAMLHPLHGHILELGADAAASGVEGKAVRIGRLSLVDARAPADERALLLTLGDRAGRPWEMLAIELQSRRWNAVHCRRTEPGADERPEWRIEAALLARDAGDRSLRRGASYAPPSSARRAVAAPPSEAEWAAVPAGDEADRRQSVLRTWAWTSALNVDWILAGSDPAEAYARYLALHALAAAPSRGPAASDAPGTPPRPAFVLDRPWGPQPYPHPIGAGSGSTGGLLTAAAQLLAPGGPAPALRTLTAADDDDDGDEAAQIRKRLRARRKRHRRRAAALERQLAAAGPPDEPRLLGQILLARKDEVPKGASAVTLPDFDGAPHEIALDPARDAIANAEAFFDEARRRERALERLPAAIATARERAAEFDAHLERLAESGPSDALWSAAGGKPVRTRAGGTRAGGPELRLPYTRLRSSGGLEIRVGRGPRDNDDLTFRHSAPDDIWLHASQASGAHVILRWGRRDENPPRRDLLEAATAAAVHSG
- a CDS encoding HD domain-containing protein; the encoded protein is MDQLHPITHAAGTEQRPPDWAVMSPARISHARRVGTLMGEWAAALGHDEGTRIRWRATGLLHDALKEEAVEALRPLVDGAEAWPDPLLHGPACANRLRAAGVDDEPLLRAIAFHTTGHRDLDALGQALYMADFLEPGRLALGQERADLRGRLPGDWHAVLVDVATAKIGILIDGFIPLSPATAGFWEVITAPVFRKSRNG
- a CDS encoding LytR C-terminal domain-containing protein → MRLAILAGSVPAATAETVSEGAAEGGGAATVSGGEYVTNRIKVEVLNGAGERGLARQFADRLRLLGFDVVATGNADHFDHEVTHVLDRSGRLGAALAVARELSADSLAVAIDPELFLDASVVVGSDWSGLLGNLGKD
- the rlmN gene encoding 23S rRNA (adenine(2503)-C(2))-methyltransferase RlmN — translated: MTESTRAELLAESGDGGRERLAAFFAARGEPAYRARQVEKWVWERGARAFDEMTNLPAGLREALDASFSLTPIEADYVARSKDGTVKHLWRLEDGERVESVLIPTRDRLTLCLSSQAGCALACRFCATGAFGFRRQLRAAEIVAQYRDSLRVAREEMGRPAAGPISNVVYMGMGEPLANLDGVIGSLASLHGGFGLGARRITVSTVGLIPGILELARRPEPFELAVSLHAPSHELRLELMPIEKRYPLPELFEALRTYQSYKNRRISFEYTLIRGVNDDPALAESLAKLARGLICFVNLIPFNPIPSRPEWGPSSAEGIARFSEALAARGVGNAVRRPRGRDIAAACGQLRLSRES
- the aspS gene encoding aspartate--tRNA ligase, producing the protein MRDAGCGQVEASWSGREVRVIGWVHRRRDLGGLFFVDLRDRTGLLQLSFGPEWSDAAGLELVAELNPEDVVQATGVVAPRPEPNPEMLSGEIEIRVSSLRRVSVSDPLPILVYQPPDEELPSEELRLRHRILDLRRPEMQRNLRLRHVATNSVRASLTEQGFVEIETPLLTRQTPEGARDYLVPSRVHQGQFFALPQSPQLYKQLLMCGGFDRYFQIAKCLRDEDLRADRQPEFTQIDVEMAFVEQDDVFRAAEKMFARIWRDGLGRDLRVPFRRLPHAEAMERYGTDKPDLRIPWEIRDFTDALTGIGFGIFDGAARAGGRVRGLVLPGGAALSRSRIAHYDKLAQEAGAKGALWLKRTADGWSGPPAKVVGEEVAGMLGAEFGVGEGDLVFFVAGLDAESSPALDRLRRAAARELGAVDENGEAWLWITEFPLYHRDPDTGLPVPAQHAFTMPADPDPERLREDPLSVNAVAYDIVYNGIEFASGSIRCHLPEVQRVILEATGLTPEEVEARFGFLLEAFRYGVPPHGGFAVGMDRVVAEMVGCASIRDVIAFPKTAAARGLLERSPSSVTAAELEELGISVTGGTGRSGT
- a CDS encoding PhoH family protein, giving the protein MSVATERRLSIEGADQQLLAGVNDSNLTTLARHCDIRVVLRRDEMILSGPQADVDRASPTARRMIRYARLRRPFDAVDVERFLEAPSDGDGASRKSADARDPGKTEVALAGAGRAIRPKSPGQDKYLAAMRERDIVVGIGPAGTGKTYLAVAAAVEALNRKRIRRIILTRPAVEAGEALGFLPGDIREKVDPYLRPLYDALEDMMPHDRVRRAIEDRVIEVAPLAYMRGRTLSDAFLILDEAQNATTAQMKMFLTRLGLNSKTVITGDKTQIDLPRPEDSGLLEIEEVLRDVVGIDFVYLDDADVVRHRLVKEIIRAYRESER
- a CDS encoding HDIG domain-containing metalloprotein, giving the protein MSFFGRVRDYLRPVNRPPAGGRRDAWVHHGFRAAMVAVIALAVPLMFPQLTPSGFDGIDPGSVARQTINADFDFDVPKDPDRLAEEQDEAEAGVTPRLRFEPARADSSIERVNALFARLDSIIPAAEARVSEEGLPAAAGAAVVRDEVRRVAGGIGVDLSAEAVIDSLRVDYLLDEASRAELRDELATAFEGLREGVIRGSELDDISAANVVAREGPAGDDRVRAVADLVRLGDFTRAAREGVGDRLPAGGAALFQQLLLVAQPTLRIDQDATRQAREQARAAIPQVEGFVLEGERIITENTVVTEEEYRRLLAYQAQILERGGTRTTSDFLRNLGMILLVVSMLGILVFATFRFRRDVYEDLPSFTVLLGLVVIVMASAGAVAAAQGSPALVPIALAGFLAAALFDSLLGLVVVSTIAGILMGQPYFSGLAAPMVTVAGGVTAAFAVHTIRTRSQSWVLVALITAAYVGAGLLLVLTGHFALGEMGTTAALGFLNATVCTGLGVGIGLPLLEAFTGRTTEASLLELSDMNRPLLRRLAREAPGTYAHSINVANLVEAACEAIGADSLQGRVGVYYHDIGKLERPQYFIENQPRGLNPHDRLTPWQSAEILRDHVRHGLAMAEEARLPEVVKDFIREHHGTQLIRYFLEKARRDGVAEVDPSDFAYPGPKPQSKETGVAMLADAVEAASRVLSHPSPERIRALIDRLVQDRIDYGELDDCPLTYRDLRIVKREFAHVLTGLYHHRIDYPQPAAPGETSGDAGETPAGEESETSGVEAAATAGAEGASAPIDLEQAAQGDTGPIPALDSLPEPAEEPEGVASGRTD
- the ybeY gene encoding rRNA maturation RNase YbeY, translating into MTDPVPPVIRIDFPSGEEEVRHGPSVVEVREAALAALGTGRAAPPGETDAGAGDTPGEGAELSVTFLTAESMRALNRDYHGVDDLTDVLAFGLGEDPLVGDIYISPEAAEASARELGLDPAAEILRLVIHGVLHLLGHDHPEGEARYASPMFELQERLLARLLAEFRGRA